One Anopheles marshallii chromosome 3, idAnoMarsDA_429_01, whole genome shotgun sequence genomic region harbors:
- the LOC128711523 gene encoding PRKCA-binding protein, translated as MDCSKDTEPWCEETTALLTFDQEDDNTASKQFRPANKIVVEEEPIRDDQDATLIAIGSPGPGSRLIRTDRRKESKKHANEKDETKSDQGGKRMDEIAFASNDDLPDPVLYADGCVDDNKIIMLCQRQEMERLGMTVSSGTVVIKKDTSNLIGISIGGGAPLCPCLYIVQVFDGTPAAREGTLQSGDELLGVNGVSVKGKTKVEVAKMIQSATEEVMIHYNKLHADPTQGETLDIVLKKMKHRLVERMSSSTADTLGLSRAILCNDSLVKRLQELERTETMYKGLVDHARRMLKAHFDVLQTYQAFGNMFASISVREPQPRASEAFRIFGELHRNMEKDGIKMIKSLKPILADMGTYLHKAIPDTKLTVKRYADAKFSYLSYCLKIKEMDDEEHGYAAIQEPLYRVETGNYEYRLILRCRQDARLKFAKLRSDVLEKIELLECKHARDLAGQLRKFIEGLATLASETVERLEGIPNLFPIEVDLKASAFQYKSAIKFQAEEYTDEDVAQAEEAIEQLETPKSGELNAARDLERSNGADDSGQLLGGFEDIDLSKGSTTEPSENDLLNELGLAGIDLSVGSKPLSSHNLMDDLLVPELYK; from the exons ATGGATTGTAGCAAGGATACTGAACCGTGGTGTGAAGAGACAACGGCACTGTTAACATTCGACCAGGAGGACGACAA TACGGCTAGCAAACAATTCCGTCCAGCAAACAAGATTGTGGTGGAGGAGGAACCGATTCGTGATGACCAAGACGCGACGCTAATTGCCATCGGTTCACCAGGGCCGGGATCCAGGCTAATTCGCACGGACCGACGGAAGGAGTCGAAAAAgcatgcaaatgaaaaagatgaaacaaaatctGACCAGGGCGGCAAGCGCATGGATGAGATCGCATTCGCGTCGAATGATGATCTTCCGGATCCGGTACTGTACGCGGACGGTTGCGTGGACGATAACAAGATCATAATGCTCTGCCAGCGCCAGGAAATGGAGCGCCT GGGTATGACGGTCAGCTCTGGTACGGTGGTGATCAAAAAGGATACCAGCAACTTGATCGGAATAAGCATCGGAGGGGGTGCACCTCTGTGTCCATGTTTGTACATTGTCCAG GTTTTCGACGGCACTCCTGCGGCTCGTGAAGGAACTCTGCAAAGTGGCGATGAGCTACTGGGCGTGAATGGCGTTTCCGTGAAGGGCAAAACTAAAGTGGAAGTGGCGAAAATGATACAATCGGCCACGGAGGAGGTGATGATACACTACAACAAGCTGCACGCGGATCCGACCCAGGGCGAAACGCTTGACATTGTGCTAAAGAAGATGAAGCATCGCTTGGTGGAACGGATGTCCAGCAGCACGGCCGACACACTGGGACTTTCACGGGCCATCCTTTGCAACGATTCGTTGGTGAAACGTTTGCAGGAACTGGAACGAACGGAAACGATGTACAAGGGGCTGGTGGATCACGCTAGAAG GATGCTGAAGGCGCACTTTGATGTGTTGCAGACGTACCAGGCGTTCGGGAATATGTTTGCCTCGATCAGTGTCCGAGAGCCACAGCCGCGTGCATCGGAAGCGTTCCGCATTTTCGGTGAGCTGCACCGGAACATGGAGAAGGATGGCATCAAGATGATCAAATCGCTAAAGCCGATACTAGCCGACATGGGCACCTATCTGCATAAGGCCATCCCGGACACAAAGCTCACCGTCAAGCGGTATGCGGACGCAAAGTTCAGCTATCTGTCCTACTGTCTCAAGATAAAGGAGATGGATGACGAAGAGCATGGATATGCGGCGATCCAGGAGCCACTGTATCGTGTGGAGACGGGCAACTATGAATACCGGTTAATTCTACGCTGCCGGCAGGATGCGCGGTTAAAGTTCGCCAAGCTACGTAGCGATGTGCTGGAGAAGATCGAGCTGCTGGAGTGCAAACATGCCCGAGATCTGGCGGGTCAGCTTCGCAAGTTCATCGAGGGGTTAGCTACGCTTGCGTCGGAAACGGTCGAACGATTGGAAGGCATTCCAAATCTATTCCCCATCGAGGTAGACCTGAAGGCGAGTGCGTTTCAGTACAAATCGGCTATTAAGTTTCAGGCAGAAGAGTACACAGACGAGGATGTAGCACAGGCGGAAGAAGCTATCGAACAACTGGAAACGCCGAAATCGGGTGAACTGAATGCAGCGAGAGATTTGGAGCGGTCCAATGGAGCGGATGACAGTGGACAACTGTTGGGAGGTTTTGAGGACATAGACCTCAGCAAGGGATCGACGACGGAACCCTCGGAGAATGATCTGCTGAACGAACTGGGACTTGCGGGTATTGATCTATCCGTAGGAAGCAAACCTCTCAGTAGTCACAATCTCATGGATGATCTACTCGTGCCGGAGTTATATAAGTAG
- the LOC128714215 gene encoding uncharacterized protein LOC128714215, whose translation MGYFSKRNIFIYCCISACLSLLTYLVAFSCEISWILEARGDLPIPAYLLCAQFFILFISSAILIHGLSTGISWGLLSWSIIIGVLSVPELALVMYMTIQYWGLQSAHGLTELIGYLIRLIVNCLALLCVIPTALRWRQEKKVLSQLESLASRLQLTTPTPTTPFNATTGMNSLRASKRSTQGAPNGPSRRPSTGFDNPGYVPHENNSLDIVQQYTAYNNLYGSQSEFNASIFGLSPAMPTGPPPLVTECKKTQSLLDLRFIFPPKFLSTHATISEKKSKDSSPAADEPDSILHNNLKNQIHNKLHDVPENGTLRQAREKDTNASIDHTGTIATLASDGPAAAVNDPIYYTIESTKNNKILGRNCVSLENLGNITFSESPLPAKKHDQPHYRYGQNLLKNYAMNPWNVLAYNPAYSAYPAAYYHYHLMNPYHLYQLQHHGNYGGAGGAMPPGGYFAGHPHAGLHGGPVSYGKSHSQIASYGYGNNLYLNGATDSRQSLGNESDDFRKYRDVAL comes from the exons ATGGGATACTTTTCCAAACGAAACATATTCATCTACTGCTGCATATCGGCATGCTTATCATTG CTTACCTATCTGGTGGCGTTCTCTTGCGAAATCTCCTGGATATTGGAGGCCCGCGGTGACCTGCCCATACCGGCCTATCTGTTGTGCGCCCAGTTCTTCATACTCTTCATCTCGTCCGCGATCTTGATCCATGGACTGTCCACG GGCATTTCGTGGGGTCTTCTCAGCTGGTCGATTATAATCGGTGTGCTGTCGGTTCCGGAACTGGCACTAGTCATGTACATGACCATACAATATTGG GGTCTACAATCGGCGCACGGGCTAACGGAATTAATTGGATATTTAATACGTTTAATAGTCAACTGCTTAGCACTGTTGTGCGTTATTCCGACAGCATTGAG aTGGCGACAGGAGAAGAAAGTATTATCCCAGCTCGAATCACTTGCCTCCCGACTGCAGCTGACAACACCAACTCCCACTACGCCTTTCAACGCCACCACCGGCATGAACTCACTGCGAGCGAGCAAGCGAAGCACTCAGGGTGCACCGAACGGTCCTAGTCGAAGGCCTTCGACGGGTTTCGATAATCCCGGGTACGTGCCGCACGAAAACAATTCCCTGGACATCGTACAGCAGTACACGGCGTACAACAACCTGTACGGGTCACAGAGCGAATTCAACGCCAGCATTTTCGGGTTATCGCCCGCGATGCCTACCGGTCCGCCACCGCTCGTGACCGAGTGCAAGAAGACACAGTCACTGCTCGATTTGCGCTTTATCTTTCCACCAAAGTTTCTCTCGACGCACGCGACGATCAGTGAGAAGAAATCCAAAGACTCATCCCCGGCGGCCGACGAACCGGACAGTATACTGCACAACAATCTAAAGAACCAAATCCACAACAAACTGCACGACGTGCCAGAGAACGGCACATTGCGACAAGCACGGGAGAAGGACACGAATGCTTCGATCGATCACACAGGCACGATAGCGACACTGGCCAGTGACGGACCAGCAGCTGCTGTAAACGATCCGATCTACTACACGATCGAATCGACcaagaacaacaaaatattGGGCCGTAACTGTGTGTCGCTCGAGAATTTGGGTAACATTACATTCTCGGAATCGCCACTACCCGCAAAGAAACACGACCAACCGCATTACCGGTACGGACAGAATCTGCTCAAAAACTACGCCATGAATCCGTGGAATGTGCTCGCCTACAATCCAGCCTACAGTGCCTATCCGGCGGCCTATTACCACTATCACCTGATGAACCCGTACCATCTTTATCAGCTCCAGCACCATGGTAACTACGGTGGAGCTGGTGGTGCGATGCCTCCCGGCGGCTACTTCGCAGGGCATCCCCATGCTGGACTTCACGGTGGACCTGTGAGCTACGGCAAGAGTCACTCCCAAATAGCAAGTTACGGTTATGGCAACAACCTGTATCTGAACGGTGCCACCGACAGTCGACAGTCGCTCGGTAATGAGTCGGACGATTTTCGAAAGTATCGCGATGTGGCACTATAG